Proteins encoded by one window of Halomonas sp. Bachu 37:
- a CDS encoding glutathione S-transferase N-terminal domain-containing protein has protein sequence MELYLNATSPYARLVRIVLLEKGLMETVTLKWCDPWADDADLLKANPAGRIPALVTEEGTTLSESMLIAMYLDSLDSGTPTPPILPTNPLSDVLHLAGLGQNLMDAAFTTVIARKHHGNESDESVLGQRRARAMQRLLNQLNSELGGKPTATSIHLGDIAIAVALEYLAFRLPEIRWKEEHAQLAAWHAGVTARTSFVQTAFA, from the coding sequence ATGGAACTCTACCTGAACGCAACATCCCCCTATGCGCGGCTGGTACGCATCGTGCTGCTGGAAAAAGGCTTGATGGAGACCGTGACGCTCAAATGGTGCGATCCCTGGGCCGACGATGCCGATCTTCTCAAGGCCAACCCCGCCGGGCGCATCCCCGCGCTGGTGACGGAGGAGGGCACCACGCTGAGCGAATCCATGCTGATCGCCATGTACTTGGACAGTCTGGACAGCGGAACACCCACCCCGCCCATACTGCCCACCAACCCGTTGAGTGATGTACTGCACCTGGCAGGCCTGGGCCAAAACCTGATGGACGCCGCGTTCACGACCGTGATTGCCAGAAAGCATCATGGCAACGAGAGTGACGAGAGCGTGCTGGGCCAACGCCGGGCAAGGGCCATGCAGCGGCTGTTGAATCAACTGAACAGCGAGCTGGGCGGCAAACCCACGGCGACATCGATCCACCTGGGCGATATCGCTATCGCGGTCGCGCTGGAGTACCTCGCCTTCCGGCTGCCAGAGATACGCTGGAAAGAGGAGCATGCCCAGCTTGCCGCGTGGCATGCGGGTGTCACGGCACGAACCAGCTTCGTGCAAACCGCCTTCGCCTAG
- the trpA gene encoding tryptophan synthase subunit alpha, whose amino-acid sequence MNNTSRLDQCFAALKASNRPALVSYLTAGDPDAETSRRLLHGLPAAGVDIIELGMPFSDPMADGPAIQKAALRALENGQTQAKTLEMVRRFREEDSTTPIVLMGYYNPIYCYGVERFLTDAARAGVDGLIVVDLPPEHDEELCQPAARHGIDFIRLATPTTDAKRLPKVLANASGFIYYVSVAGVTGGNAPTPERLESAVTGLRKHTQLPIAVGFGIRTAEQAATIGRFSDAVVVGSALVDCIEHADTPDEAVERVHGLVSELSESVRACREVREPQAS is encoded by the coding sequence ATGAACAACACGTCTCGTCTCGATCAGTGTTTTGCCGCACTCAAAGCAAGCAACCGCCCGGCGCTGGTCAGCTACCTGACCGCCGGCGACCCGGACGCCGAGACCTCGCGCCGCCTGCTGCACGGGCTGCCCGCTGCGGGGGTGGATATCATCGAGCTGGGCATGCCGTTCAGCGACCCCATGGCCGATGGCCCCGCCATCCAGAAAGCCGCCCTGCGTGCCCTGGAAAACGGCCAGACCCAGGCCAAGACGCTGGAGATGGTTCGCCGCTTTCGTGAAGAAGACAGCACCACCCCTATCGTGCTGATGGGCTACTACAACCCCATTTACTGCTATGGCGTCGAGCGCTTTCTGACGGATGCCGCCCGCGCCGGGGTGGATGGGCTGATCGTGGTGGATCTTCCCCCGGAACACGACGAAGAGCTCTGCCAGCCGGCGGCCCGGCACGGCATCGATTTCATCCGCCTGGCCACCCCGACTACCGATGCCAAGCGTCTGCCCAAGGTGCTGGCTAACGCCTCCGGATTTATCTACTACGTCTCCGTGGCGGGTGTTACCGGCGGCAATGCGCCGACGCCGGAACGGCTGGAAAGCGCGGTAACAGGGCTTCGCAAACACACCCAGCTACCCATCGCCGTGGGCTTCGGCATCCGTACCGCCGAGCAGGCCGCCACCATCGGCCGCTTCAGCGACGCGGTCGTCGTCGGCTCTGCACTCGTCGACTGCATCGAACACGCCGATACACCTGATGAAGCCGTGGAGCGAGTACATGGCTTGGTCAGCGAGTTGTCGGAAAGCGTCAGGGCGTGCCGTGAAGTGCGCGAACCGCAAGCCAGCTGA
- a CDS encoding AAA family ATPase, with protein MATVFDQVQNASGAIYHNIANLSDNRELLSQNVLAQVRNLVEGVAVLFYRNSLDAEFSYPEINPALQHISGNGKLNFIFRFHKLLQKVASHYTFDGDASERLMLKYYEYLYRIRAAVYQYYSLQIIPNLESFPVDLDPSLREYHEKISARIELSRNTNYVGDRKDRYYIQKNRPFIFNGRIYYEVTFCRAVNKVSKFDRVIAFTDLEIADKYAVNLTLRRDQIEVLGQVMPITLILAWEVSIRSCELKNFARLLGYSVTGSTSSQEYRYLMSFLTQGYRNLNDLMCMSDQTYQQVRLGALVTNNASQIFVFLDKARQIIKASQRGGNILRYLLLRMNNQLLKSQYNRDECRLLSNLKFSFSSIPFDEMPFCTSLPKHNPRFWDLFDCIDFVGRQHELLARRVRNNVERNGVLYTPIGDLIEFGDVEKLINDFNDRIYKKHKEIRRLVFDKGHVFINGYEEDTYKIIERLKQFSSSGISGYTHAVTRWIDESAHSIDDTVKYQALTKLFSNSKVALIYGAAGTGKSTMLDHIAHYFSDKRKLFLAHTNPAKDNLMRKVTAQNSDFRTVSSEIHSSYNPFLPDYDLLVIDECSTVSNSDFLKVLEKNTAKLIVLVGDVYQIESIQFGNWFEVIRSFIPSSSVFELTTPFRTQSHSLLDFWNKVRNIDDDLTEAMVRHGYSSILDSSIFQSQGNDEIILCLNYDGLYGINNINRFLQSGNPNPAINWGDSTYKVGDPVLFFESERFKPVIYNNLKGRIIRIEQSVGYIQFDIELDRPLTEFDVAEN; from the coding sequence ATGGCTACTGTGTTTGATCAAGTTCAAAACGCAAGCGGCGCTATTTATCATAATATCGCCAATCTTAGTGATAACAGAGAGCTTCTGTCTCAGAACGTACTTGCTCAAGTTAGAAATTTGGTTGAAGGGGTGGCGGTATTGTTTTATCGCAATTCATTAGATGCCGAGTTCTCTTACCCCGAAATTAACCCAGCACTGCAGCATATTAGCGGGAATGGAAAATTAAATTTTATTTTTCGATTCCATAAGCTACTTCAAAAGGTAGCGTCGCATTACACTTTTGATGGCGATGCATCAGAAAGATTAATGCTCAAATACTATGAATATTTGTATAGAATTAGAGCCGCCGTTTATCAATATTACTCTCTTCAAATAATACCCAATCTTGAATCATTTCCTGTCGATTTGGATCCTTCGTTACGCGAATATCATGAAAAAATATCTGCTAGAATTGAACTTTCACGCAACACTAATTATGTTGGAGATAGAAAAGATCGTTACTATATTCAAAAAAATCGTCCATTTATATTTAATGGTCGGATCTACTATGAGGTGACCTTTTGTCGTGCGGTAAATAAGGTGAGTAAGTTTGATCGAGTCATTGCTTTTACTGATCTTGAGATAGCGGACAAGTACGCGGTTAATCTAACGTTAAGACGCGATCAAATTGAAGTGCTAGGCCAAGTTATGCCTATTACTTTAATTCTTGCATGGGAAGTTTCTATTCGTTCTTGTGAGCTAAAAAATTTCGCCCGCTTACTCGGTTATTCGGTAACAGGCAGTACATCTTCACAAGAATATCGATATTTAATGAGCTTTTTGACACAGGGTTATCGAAATCTAAATGATCTGATGTGTATGAGTGATCAAACTTACCAGCAAGTGAGACTAGGAGCGCTAGTTACAAATAACGCCTCTCAAATATTCGTTTTTTTGGATAAAGCGCGACAGATCATTAAAGCGTCTCAACGTGGTGGTAATATTCTTCGCTATCTTCTTTTGAGGATGAATAATCAATTACTGAAGTCTCAATATAATCGTGACGAATGTAGGCTACTGTCAAATCTGAAATTTTCTTTCAGTAGTATTCCATTTGATGAGATGCCTTTTTGTACATCTCTCCCTAAACATAATCCGAGATTTTGGGATCTCTTTGATTGTATCGATTTTGTGGGGCGTCAACATGAGCTTCTGGCTAGACGTGTTAGAAATAACGTTGAAAGAAATGGAGTTTTGTATACCCCGATCGGAGATTTAATCGAGTTTGGAGATGTTGAGAAGTTAATAAACGACTTTAATGATCGAATTTATAAAAAACATAAAGAAATTCGACGTTTAGTTTTTGATAAAGGGCACGTTTTTATAAATGGATACGAAGAAGATACTTACAAAATTATTGAAAGGTTAAAACAATTTTCTTCTTCTGGGATATCAGGATATACCCACGCAGTAACACGTTGGATAGATGAGTCAGCTCACAGTATCGATGATACCGTGAAATACCAGGCTTTGACTAAATTGTTTAGCAATTCGAAGGTTGCTCTTATATATGGCGCGGCAGGTACAGGTAAATCCACAATGCTGGACCATATTGCTCACTACTTTAGTGATAAGAGAAAGTTGTTTTTGGCCCATACGAATCCTGCTAAAGATAACTTAATGCGTAAGGTTACGGCGCAAAATTCTGATTTCCGAACCGTAAGTAGTGAAATTCATAGTAGCTATAACCCTTTTTTGCCTGACTATGACCTTCTTGTCATCGATGAATGCAGTACCGTTAGTAATTCTGATTTTTTGAAGGTGTTAGAGAAGAATACAGCAAAATTGATAGTTCTTGTTGGCGATGTGTATCAAATTGAGTCAATACAGTTTGGCAATTGGTTCGAAGTGATTCGTTCTTTTATTCCTAGTTCTTCAGTCTTTGAATTAACAACGCCGTTTAGAACGCAGAGTCATTCGCTATTAGATTTCTGGAATAAAGTTAGAAATATCGATGATGACTTAACTGAAGCTATGGTTCGTCATGGTTATTCGTCGATATTAGACTCGAGTATCTTCCAGTCTCAAGGTAATGACGAAATTATACTGTGTTTAAATTACGATGGGTTGTACGGGATTAATAATATTAATAGATTCCTTCAAAGTGGTAACCCTAATCCGGCGATAAACTGGGGGGATTCGACATACAAAGTAGGAGATCCCGTTCTCTTTTTTGAATCTGAACGATTTAAACCTGTTATATATAACAACCTAAAAGGTCGAATAATTAGAATCGAACAATCTGTTGGTTATATTCAATTTGATATAGAGCTTGATCGTCCGTTGACTGAGTTTGACGTTGCAGAGAATTAA
- a CDS encoding dihydrodipicolinate synthase family protein: MFTGLSAFPLTPMNEQGVNEHEFIRLVECLAEAEVDSIGVLGSTGNYAYLSSEERARVAKLSVENAGNVPVVVGIGALRTRDVLANAENAQQAGAGGVLLAPVSYQKLTDDEVFSLYETVCRSLSVPLCVYDNPGTTHFHFSDELHGRIAQLPQVASIKIPPVQNDLAAAKARVAGLRALLPSDVTIGISGDPAAATGLLAGCDAWYSVIGGLYPEIALALTRAAQAGDTEQAIARSAALEPLWALYQEYGGSLRVAATIAELTGNVSQPCLPQPLRTLQGEARKRVEAVIDMLSLS; the protein is encoded by the coding sequence ATGTTTACCGGCCTCAGTGCGTTTCCGCTAACGCCCATGAACGAGCAGGGCGTTAATGAGCATGAGTTCATTCGCTTAGTGGAGTGCTTGGCCGAGGCAGAGGTGGACTCTATCGGTGTGCTGGGCTCGACCGGCAACTACGCCTATTTAAGCAGTGAAGAGCGCGCCCGCGTGGCCAAGCTGAGCGTCGAGAATGCCGGCAATGTGCCAGTGGTGGTGGGCATTGGTGCGCTACGCACCCGGGATGTGCTGGCCAACGCCGAAAACGCCCAGCAAGCAGGCGCAGGCGGCGTGCTGCTGGCACCGGTCTCGTACCAGAAGCTGACCGATGACGAAGTGTTCAGCCTGTACGAGACGGTCTGCCGCTCGTTAAGCGTGCCGCTCTGCGTGTATGACAATCCCGGCACCACCCACTTTCATTTCAGCGACGAATTGCATGGCCGCATCGCCCAGCTGCCCCAGGTGGCCTCGATTAAAATCCCGCCGGTGCAGAACGACCTTGCCGCTGCAAAGGCACGAGTCGCAGGGTTGCGCGCGTTACTCCCAAGTGACGTCACTATCGGCATCAGTGGCGACCCGGCCGCCGCCACAGGATTACTCGCCGGGTGCGATGCCTGGTACTCGGTGATCGGCGGGCTATACCCGGAAATTGCGCTGGCGCTCACCCGCGCCGCCCAAGCGGGGGATACCGAGCAAGCCATCGCCCGTTCCGCAGCGCTTGAGCCGCTATGGGCACTCTATCAAGAATACGGCGGCAGCCTGCGGGTCGCGGCCACCATCGCGGAACTCACCGGTAACGTGAGCCAGCCCTGCCTGCCCCAGCCGCTACGAACGTTACAAGGCGAAGCCCGAAAAAGAGTGGAGGCCGTTATCGATATGCTCTCGTTAAGCTGA
- a CDS encoding LysR family transcriptional regulator produces the protein MQLKSLRLFMAVAETGSFVAAAKQLHTVQSNVTAHIKKLEEELGVQLIHRAGRVRPTSAGWALVEYAERMLTAHDEAVSLFQGQEKACGRLRIGAMETTTALRLPPILAAYHAAQPDVDIQLKTGPTADLVELLLNGQVDCVFVAGRLEHGRYHLLKAFREQLVLVGAAPMSAMPSSQELLASAFLAFRQGCSYRQRIELLLASQGVNAGRIFEFGSLDAMLGCVAAGMGYTVLPRGTVDAHRHRFGIHTLELPASIANVDTYFAAPEPETWTPALAGFADTLRDAVVDEPQLTAS, from the coding sequence ATGCAACTTAAATCACTGCGACTGTTCATGGCCGTCGCCGAAACAGGCAGCTTCGTGGCGGCGGCAAAACAGCTGCACACGGTGCAATCCAACGTGACGGCCCACATCAAGAAACTGGAAGAAGAGCTGGGCGTACAGCTGATTCATCGTGCGGGGCGCGTTCGCCCGACGAGTGCAGGCTGGGCGCTGGTGGAGTACGCCGAGCGCATGCTGACGGCGCACGATGAAGCGGTGTCGCTGTTCCAGGGCCAGGAAAAAGCGTGTGGGCGGCTGCGCATAGGCGCCATGGAAACCACGACGGCACTGCGTCTTCCGCCGATACTGGCGGCGTACCACGCGGCGCAGCCTGACGTCGATATCCAGCTCAAGACCGGGCCCACGGCGGATCTGGTCGAACTGTTGCTGAACGGGCAGGTGGACTGTGTCTTCGTGGCTGGGCGGCTCGAGCATGGCCGCTACCACTTGCTCAAGGCTTTTCGCGAGCAGCTCGTGCTGGTGGGTGCAGCGCCCATGTCGGCGATGCCCTCTTCCCAGGAACTGCTGGCGTCCGCCTTTCTGGCATTTCGCCAAGGGTGCAGCTACCGCCAGCGCATCGAGCTGTTGCTGGCCTCCCAGGGTGTCAATGCGGGCCGGATATTCGAGTTCGGCTCACTGGACGCGATGCTGGGCTGTGTCGCTGCCGGGATGGGGTACACGGTGCTACCCCGTGGAACGGTCGATGCTCACCGGCACCGGTTCGGGATTCACACGCTGGAACTGCCTGCGTCCATCGCCAATGTCGATACCTACTTTGCCGCCCCCGAACCCGAGACCTGGACACCCGCCCTGGCAGGCTTCGCTGACACGTTGCGTGACGCGGTGGTGGATGAGCCCCAGCTTACTGCGTCGTGA
- a CDS encoding carbon-nitrogen hydrolase family protein yields MTNSQAITIALAQLPVTKAAVDDNLQTHLAYIERAAALGANVVAFPELSLTGYELALLSQLVMPRDDATFTALTAAAVANNTVVIAGCPLHNPNGKPHIAAVICFPNGEHTFYLKQHLHEGEEVYCAPGHESGLINVNGTRIALAVCADFTHQRHAATAAAQQADVYLASALISPGGYAKDAELLAAIAKRHQLPALLANHVSTTGGWQTCGNSGGWNVAGELTVKANGTEASLILCRIDQGNISGNVEVMTHLPSKASITD; encoded by the coding sequence GTGACCAACAGCCAAGCCATCACCATCGCGCTCGCCCAACTACCCGTCACGAAAGCGGCGGTAGACGACAACCTACAAACGCACCTGGCCTACATAGAACGCGCCGCCGCGCTGGGGGCCAACGTGGTGGCCTTTCCCGAACTCTCGCTCACCGGCTACGAGCTGGCGCTGCTTAGCCAACTGGTCATGCCCCGCGACGACGCCACCTTTACCGCGCTCACCGCCGCTGCCGTCGCCAATAACACAGTAGTGATTGCAGGCTGCCCCCTGCACAACCCCAACGGCAAACCCCACATCGCCGCGGTGATCTGCTTCCCCAACGGCGAACACACCTTCTACCTAAAACAGCACCTTCACGAAGGGGAGGAGGTTTACTGTGCCCCCGGCCATGAAAGCGGCCTCATCAACGTCAACGGCACCCGCATCGCCCTGGCCGTATGCGCCGACTTCACCCACCAACGCCACGCCGCTACCGCCGCCGCCCAACAAGCGGACGTTTACCTCGCCAGCGCGCTCATTTCCCCAGGCGGCTATGCAAAAGATGCCGAGCTGCTCGCCGCCATCGCAAAGCGCCACCAACTGCCGGCACTGCTCGCCAACCACGTTTCCACCACGGGCGGTTGGCAAACCTGTGGCAATAGCGGTGGCTGGAACGTAGCAGGGGAGCTAACCGTGAAAGCCAACGGCACGGAAGCTAGCTTAATACTGTGCCGTATTGACCAAGGTAACATCAGCGGTAACGTGGAAGTGATGACTCACCTACCTTCCAAAGCATCCATTACCGACTAA
- a CDS encoding LysR family transcriptional regulator produces the protein MQNSMPPLGALRAFEATARLGSVTAAADELSVTHGAVSRQLKSLDKHFGVALFAKAGRGLVLTHHGERLQGGVSEAFSRLRNSCAALKHEVEEAAFTLACPGSLLARWLIPRLDRLHQELPQLKLQVVVSETDQPGKSLDASATLAFLEPPWPAGVEVIELQSEHICAIASPQLAARCDPTQPETLFANKLLTTASRPQAWPQWASAQGLGHAALEEALQQGQEFAHLYYLIEAAVAGLGVAIAPRLLVEDDLTSGRLVAPWGSVETSARLCLWLPGQTDLLTHPRRSEPLAAWLRRELGATTTGAVSG, from the coding sequence ATGCAGAACAGCATGCCGCCGCTTGGCGCCCTGCGCGCCTTTGAAGCCACCGCCCGGCTGGGTAGCGTGACCGCCGCTGCCGATGAGCTGAGCGTGACCCACGGCGCAGTGAGCCGACAATTGAAGAGCCTGGATAAGCATTTCGGTGTGGCGTTGTTTGCCAAGGCGGGGCGCGGGCTAGTGCTTACCCACCATGGCGAGCGGCTGCAAGGTGGTGTGAGCGAGGCGTTTTCTCGCCTGCGCAACAGTTGCGCCGCGCTCAAGCATGAGGTCGAGGAAGCCGCCTTCACCCTCGCCTGCCCCGGCAGCCTGCTGGCACGCTGGTTGATTCCCCGGTTGGATCGTCTGCACCAGGAGCTGCCCCAACTGAAGCTGCAAGTGGTGGTAAGTGAAACCGATCAACCCGGAAAATCGCTGGATGCCAGTGCTACCCTGGCGTTCCTGGAACCGCCCTGGCCGGCGGGTGTCGAGGTCATTGAGCTACAATCCGAACATATTTGTGCGATAGCAAGCCCCCAGCTGGCGGCACGATGCGACCCCACCCAGCCGGAAACCTTATTCGCCAACAAGTTGTTGACTACCGCCTCGCGACCCCAGGCGTGGCCCCAATGGGCCAGCGCCCAAGGGCTCGGTCACGCCGCGTTGGAAGAGGCGCTTCAGCAGGGCCAGGAGTTCGCGCATCTTTACTATTTAATCGAAGCCGCCGTGGCGGGGCTGGGCGTGGCAATCGCGCCCCGGCTGTTGGTGGAAGACGACCTGACAAGCGGACGGCTGGTGGCGCCCTGGGGGAGCGTCGAGACCTCCGCCCGCCTCTGCCTGTGGCTGCCCGGTCAAACCGACTTACTCACCCACCCTCGCCGCAGCGAACCGCTGGCGGCATGGCTCAGGCGCGAATTGGGAGCGACTACGACAGGAGCCGTTAGCGGATGA
- a CDS encoding DUF427 domain-containing protein yields the protein MQNARITLHPTQQRMQVRVDGILLADSSNTVELREHGYPPRHYFPREDVRMDLLTVSETTTYCPFKGHTVYFSLGERRDIAWSYEEPIEWMEAIAGGVAFYEGVGERLFPT from the coding sequence ATGCAGAATGCCCGCATAACGCTTCACCCTACCCAGCAGCGCATGCAAGTGCGGGTGGATGGCATTCTGCTAGCCGACTCCAGCAATACGGTGGAACTCCGCGAACACGGCTACCCGCCGCGCCACTACTTCCCACGTGAAGACGTGCGGATGGACTTACTCACCGTTTCAGAAACGACCACTTATTGCCCGTTTAAAGGGCATACGGTGTATTTTTCGCTGGGTGAGCGGCGGGATATTGCTTGGAGTTATGAGGAACCGATTGAGTGGATGGAGGCTATTGCGGGTGGGGTGGCGTTTTATGAGGGAGTGGGTGAGAGACTCTTTCCGACCTAA
- a CDS encoding YbfB/YjiJ family MFS transporter — protein MTRTLTTDDLPALMTGIMATLAAIGIARFAYTPLLPAIIQQGWFSASQGAYLGAANLLGYFVGALVAHSLSERFSPRLVMGASFASIGLSFVLCAGAGGFLWFFFWRLVSGVAGGILMVVGPSLALAATPPERRTRVGALVFTGIGAGALLSAFVVPLLLGVSLSLTWGTLGLLSLAAGVLCDRGVARLPAPRITRTVGNSAVRNAGVKVIVLLVIGAYALDAVGFVPHTVFWVDYLAREHALGQQAASLQWGIFGVGALCGPFMVGALAQRVGWQGGLMIAFAAKAAAVLLPVFSLALLSQSISSFMVGAMIPGIVALTSGRLAELVGPTAHKQLWGRATAAFAAAQAGAGYGMSALFGMWGSYTPLFTISGMALALGLLLVLLSRGVQQRRTHASAQ, from the coding sequence ATGACGCGAACCCTCACTACCGACGATTTGCCTGCGCTGATGACAGGCATCATGGCGACCCTCGCGGCGATTGGCATCGCGCGCTTCGCCTATACGCCCCTGTTGCCCGCGATCATTCAGCAAGGCTGGTTTAGCGCCAGCCAGGGCGCTTATCTAGGGGCGGCTAACCTGCTGGGCTATTTTGTCGGCGCGCTCGTTGCCCACTCGCTGAGTGAGCGCTTTTCGCCTCGCCTGGTGATGGGGGCAAGCTTTGCGAGTATCGGGCTCAGCTTCGTGCTCTGCGCTGGGGCAGGTGGTTTTCTCTGGTTCTTTTTCTGGCGATTGGTGTCGGGAGTGGCCGGGGGGATCTTGATGGTCGTAGGCCCTTCGCTGGCGCTAGCGGCCACGCCCCCGGAAAGGCGAACCCGTGTCGGCGCGTTGGTGTTTACCGGTATTGGCGCTGGCGCGCTGCTGTCCGCCTTCGTCGTGCCGTTACTGCTCGGGGTCAGCCTCTCGCTCACCTGGGGGACACTGGGCCTGCTTAGTTTAGCGGCGGGCGTCTTGTGCGACCGTGGCGTCGCGCGCTTGCCCGCACCCCGCATCACACGCACGGTGGGTAATAGCGCCGTACGTAATGCGGGCGTAAAAGTCATCGTGCTGCTGGTCATTGGCGCTTACGCCCTCGATGCGGTGGGGTTCGTACCGCATACCGTATTCTGGGTGGACTATCTGGCCAGGGAGCATGCCCTCGGCCAGCAAGCCGCCTCCCTGCAATGGGGCATTTTCGGGGTGGGGGCGCTGTGCGGGCCGTTCATGGTGGGGGCACTGGCGCAGCGCGTGGGTTGGCAAGGCGGCTTGATGATCGCTTTTGCCGCCAAGGCCGCCGCCGTTCTTCTCCCGGTGTTCTCGCTTGCCCTGCTCAGCCAATCGATTTCCTCGTTCATGGTAGGAGCGATGATTCCCGGCATCGTCGCCCTCACCTCTGGCCGCCTAGCCGAGCTGGTCGGGCCTACCGCCCACAAGCAGCTCTGGGGGCGAGCCACGGCCGCGTTCGCCGCCGCCCAGGCAGGGGCAGGGTATGGTATGTCGGCGCTGTTTGGTATGTGGGGCAGTTACACGCCACTCTTCACCATCAGCGGCATGGCGCTTGCCCTTGGCTTGTTGCTGGTACTGCTTAGCCGGGGCGTACAGCAGCGCCGCACGCATGCTTCTGCCCAATAA
- the trpB gene encoding tryptophan synthase subunit beta, whose amino-acid sequence MNQPVNLSANPATSLPDANGLFGSFGGRFVAETLMPLILELQDEYATAKNDPEFQRQLAYFQNDYVGRPSPLYFAERLTEHFGGASIYLKREELNHTGAHKINNCIGQVLLAKQMGKKRIIAETGAGMHGVATATVAARFGLSCVIYMGTTDIERQQPNVFRMKLLGAEVIPVTSGTGTLKDAMNEALRDWVTNVDDTFYIIGTVAGPHPYPAMVRDFQAVIGHETRSQMLEKQGRLPDSLVACIGGGSNAMGLFHPFLNDPGVQMIGVEAGGKGVSTGKHAASLNGGTPGVLHGNRTYLLQNEDGQISDAHSISAGLDYPGIGPEHAWLHEQGRVEYVSATDDEALEAFQVCCRQEGIIPALETAHALAEVAKRAPTLPRDHLMVVNLSGRGDKDMMSVAHYLGDNYQ is encoded by the coding sequence ATGAACCAACCTGTGAACTTATCGGCTAACCCAGCGACAAGCCTGCCCGATGCCAACGGGCTGTTTGGCAGTTTCGGGGGCCGTTTCGTCGCCGAAACGTTGATGCCGCTGATCCTGGAGCTGCAGGACGAATACGCCACCGCCAAGAACGATCCCGAATTTCAGCGCCAGCTAGCGTATTTCCAGAACGATTACGTGGGGCGGCCAAGCCCGCTCTATTTCGCCGAGCGGCTGACTGAGCACTTCGGAGGCGCGAGTATTTACCTCAAGCGCGAAGAGCTGAATCACACCGGCGCGCACAAGATCAACAACTGCATCGGTCAGGTGTTGTTGGCCAAGCAGATGGGCAAGAAGCGCATCATCGCGGAAACCGGCGCAGGCATGCACGGCGTGGCCACGGCCACCGTGGCGGCGCGCTTTGGCCTGTCGTGCGTGATCTACATGGGCACCACGGATATCGAGCGCCAGCAGCCCAACGTGTTCCGCATGAAACTGTTGGGCGCAGAGGTCATTCCGGTTACCTCCGGCACCGGCACGCTGAAAGACGCCATGAACGAAGCGCTGCGCGACTGGGTAACGAACGTCGACGACACCTTCTACATCATCGGCACCGTGGCCGGGCCGCATCCGTATCCCGCCATGGTGCGTGACTTCCAGGCGGTGATCGGCCACGAAACCCGCAGCCAAATGCTGGAGAAGCAGGGCCGCCTGCCGGATTCGCTGGTGGCCTGCATTGGCGGCGGTTCCAACGCCATGGGGCTGTTTCATCCATTCCTGAACGACCCAGGCGTGCAGATGATTGGCGTAGAAGCGGGCGGCAAGGGCGTGAGTACGGGTAAGCACGCGGCCAGCCTGAACGGCGGCACCCCCGGCGTGCTGCACGGCAACCGCACCTATTTACTGCAAAATGAAGACGGCCAGATCAGCGACGCCCATTCGATCTCGGCGGGGCTGGATTATCCCGGCATCGGGCCGGAACACGCCTGGCTGCACGAGCAGGGGCGGGTCGAGTACGTCTCCGCCACCGACGACGAAGCGCTGGAAGCGTTTCAAGTCTGCTGCCGCCAGGAGGGCATCATCCCCGCACTGGAAACCGCCCACGCCCTGGCTGAAGTCGCCAAGCGTGCGCCAACGCTTCCCCGCGATCACCTGATGGTGGTCAACCTGAGTGGCCGTGGCGACAAGGACATGATGAGCGTGGCCCATTACTTGGGAGATAACTATCAATGA